Genomic window (Arachis hypogaea cultivar Tifrunner chromosome 13, arahy.Tifrunner.gnm2.J5K5, whole genome shotgun sequence):
ttttttaattattgtacaattatttcatgagtaaTCACCAAAAGGTTTTCATGTTCAAATAAAGTTTAGGTTAGAACTTAAAAATAACAAATGaacaattttaataatttaatacacAGTATAATAATACAAGAAAAATATTAAGTgtcattagaatttattatttttgataatCATTTAGTTATTAACTCAAATTTTTTAGTCTAGTAATCTAATAACATATGttatctcatatttttaaatattaatagctAACTAATGACCAAAACTAAATTTAAATGATCTTTTAATATTtctcataatataatattaaacaaATTTTGTCATGAGTGTAGAAAGAACAGTAGtaatatatgaattaattaatatttttggaaTCATAGTATAAATGATTtggattttctaaattttatattttatcttagaaaataaagtatgatctctcacaatttattttataaatgagattaagaaaaaatataacaaaaaacatttaataacgagagatcacattttattaatttattgtctaaaataaaaatctaaaatttacaATACCAAACACTTACACTTATGGTGTGTTTATTTGAGATGATATTAGGAGGAAGGaaaatagttatttttctttgtttggttgaggagagaaatggaaaatgaaaaaaaaaaatggataGAAAAATATTGGTGGAACCTACCAATTTTTTTTCCCTCCAacaatggaaagaaaatagagaaaaaactAAATCTCTCTCTACTTCCAATATTacccctttatttttttttctatatcatttataatataagaataaaattatctttttataacatttctttccttcttattttcttttcattaaaacacatctaaagaaaataaaaattcactcaatttttttctctttctctcttttgtttCTATTTCCTTCCTCTATTTCCTTTCTTCTAACAAAACATAACCTTAAAAGTGGCATTTTTTGAAAGTTTACGCGGACTGAAAATATGCAAATGCATATGCAATGTTGCGTTAATCTGGAAGAGAAGTAGAAAACGGGATGATAGGTGTAAGGTGCGAGGTAGAGGATCGGATCGGATTAGAAACCCCATCGTTTTCATAAACATGAGAGTGCTTCCCCTTTGAATTGGGATCTAACTTGATGGAAATCCCAAACCTAGATACAGATCATTCGTCTCCTTTCCAAATCCAAGGGAACCATTTTATACCATTATAAGATTAAATCTCGATCGATGCTCTATCTCTATTCCATGAACCATGATTTCGATTGACATGTAAAGGAAATCAGATTTATTATGTTATTGGCACAACTTTCtacctaaaaatcctaattaatcATACAGTCTCTTCCGATCCAGCACCCCCCTAATGATATAAAATCCAATCTCATTCTCCTTCTTCCATCACAGCAACAAGCAAAGCAAGCAAGTTATTATTTGCATTAATTCCAACTAATATTTCCAATAAccaaaaaaaatgatgagaagAATGCAGCTACAATCATTACTCTTTTCCTCATCACTCATACTAATAACACTCAGCACCATCACTTCAGCACAGCTCTCACCAGTTCAGcccccaacaacaacaacaacaacaaccgcACCCCCAGCGCCGCCCCTCTCACAGCCCACAGCACCCGCCCCGGGATTCAACACCGTTCCCCTAGTACCAACCACACCAAGTGGGGCCCCCACACCTACCGTAACGGTCCCAAAGGGCCCCACCATCGACATCGTTCAAATCCTCAAAAAAGCCAAGAGATTCTCCGTCCTCATCCGCCTCCTCAAGACAACACAGCTCATCAACCAGCTAAACTCACAGCTCGTCACCACTTCCTCCGGCGGCTTAACCCTCTTCGCGCCTGAAGACTCCGCCTTCTCCAAGCTCAAACCAGGCTTCCTCAACTCCCTCACCGATCGCCAGAAGGTTGAGCTCTTGCAgttccactcactctcttccttcATCGCCATCTCCAACTTCGATACTCTCACCAACCCTGTTCAGACACAAGCCGGTGATGACCCTCAGAGGCTTCAGCTTAATGTTACCACCTATGGAGGTAGCCAGGTTAACATGGCCACCGGCGCCGTCAACGCCACCATTACTGGCACCATTTACTCAGACAATAAGCTTGCCATATACCAGGTGGACAAGGTGCTTCTGCCACTTGACCTCGTGCTTCCTGCAAAATCCCCGGCTCCGGCGCCGGGTCTTGCTTCGGCCAAGGCATTGCCGAAGGCGGCAAAGGGAAATTCAACGACGGCTGCGGACGATAGTGGTAGCGACGCCGGTGACACCGATGACGACAAGGCATTGCCGACAGATGCTTCTTCTGCAGAATCGGTGAAGGTGGTAGTGTGGATGAATGTTGCTGTCGCAGTGGCTTTGGTTGGTGCAACCATGCTTTAATCTGAAACAGAGTATaggaatttttttgttttttgtgggaaaagggggggggggggcatTTGGGTATCTCTGCATGCATGGTGAGTTGTATTTTATTTCCATTTTCTTCATCCAtcgtttttgttctttttttcttcattattatactattatttcCCTTTTAAATTCTCCGGTATATTCATCTTCGCTCAGCTGTCTTATTgactttattgtttaatttgtatGTTTTGAAACCAGCTTTATAAGAGAAAAGgtgattatttattttattacataTTCATATTTATTCATATTGCTAAATTTACAGCTAAAACATATCGAAATTCGAAAGCTGCATTGTTTATATAATTCTTCAGGTTCAGACTAGAAGTCATTACTAAAAAAGGTTAGCTATGTCCTTACTTCGGGACATATAGGTAGGAATGGCAACCAAGTAAGACGGGAATGGAAGTGGGAGATACTTTTTTGTTTTTCGTTTCTACCTCTAGATTTATTTTTCGTTCCCATTTTAATTTCTATTGTAAGAGATATTGTCCTTTATCTTCATTCTTTGTGGATTgtggttctttatttttttgcaaatctcattttttatttttttatattgatcatttatataaaaattcaaaaatattattatcatacaAAAATACAGTCATATAGCAGTAAAAAAAGATGTTGCGATTAGAAACAATGAGACGACAAGAGATGACGACACGATGAGTACTAAACAAGAGTGGCAAAGGGTGTGGttagattgagatttacaagttcAGGCCTTTTAGGATAACTAGGGAGTGAAACGGCACAATCTTAGTATTTAAGTAAATTTAATAATTCATAGATTAGCAAAGACGCAGGAAATTTTTGCTCGAGTCTCGAAAAAATTTTAGTCCCATCCCTTTTTTCAcgtaaaaaaattttcatattcAAATTCCTATATGAAGCAGTCTCCGGAGATCTTTGCGCTTCAAAAAATTTTGCCATTCATAGAAAAGAATTTGTATAttatattgataaaataattttagatgatcgataaatattattattttttgttagtacttgattaataataatttacactcgtatttaaataatatcaaaggttaatatttttattttctttaaatattaGTGTTAATTTAAAtataggataaaataaaaaaattgttgacCATGTAAAATTTTTCATCCCATAAATTTTTCACTTGACAATTAAACAATCCCATTAAATACATTTATCATCattcacatttttttatattattattatgcaagatacatatgataataataatcaatatatGATTAATTAAGATAATAGATTCTTTAACTTTGTAGTTAATAATTTTGCATACAAGTGAAAGAGatttgttttataaaaatttattgtatatttatataaataaaagatgaatataatctaacaaataaattaagtacAAATTGTTAACACATATGTATGCATAAACTGgagcttttatttattttaataaatgacAACAATAAGGTTTTGAGGATTTGTATAAcaacaatgaaaaataataagttagaAAATAAATTTGGGAAACAAGTTTAGTATTATGAAAATAAGGATTAGGGtttgaaggaagaaggaaagaGAATAGTGAGAAtgataagtaattttattattaattgtgtATATTAGAGAATATAAGAGGGGCTATTTATAACCAATGGTCTAACTCTTAGTCAAGGGTCCAACTCTTAACCAAGGGCCTAACACCTCTTTAGAGCAtccataataaatatatttatagcaCTTCTCTTGTATGTCTTTAGTAATAATAGTAGACtagtgtctcattaaaaaaccttactaaaaaaaatataatgaaagaaaaagagtATGTAGCTGCTTCGTTAAAAATTTTACTAGGAAAAATTCAAGGTGGGATAAAACCTATGGTTAAGAAAAAGAGTAAAGCCCGTATTACTCTCCCTGATAATTACATCTCTTGATATATATCTCTTAGTCGGCATATTCCTATCTTGTATATTAGTTTCTCAAATGTTGAAGTATGTAGTGTTTTAGTGAACATATCTGCTAAATTATCATTGGAACAGATTTGTTGAACGTCTATATCACCACTTTGTTAAAGATCATGAGAGTAGAAGAGCTTTAGTGAAATGTGCTTTATTCTATCTCCTTTGATTTATCCTTTTTTTAGTTGATATATGCAAGTAGAGTTATTTTTGTGTATGACTGTTTGCATTTTCTTTACACTtggattagggttagggttagggttatagTTAGGGATAGGGTTAATAAAGGTTAGGGTTGGAATTAAGATTAGGGTTAGGATTAGAGTTAGCATTtataattagggttagggttagattTAGGATTGGCattagggttaggatttaggattagcgTTAGGGGTTAGGGTTAGTATTTATGTTTAGGTTATGGTTAGCATTTAAGATaaaggttagggttagggttagcatttagggttaaggtaagggtaaggattagagttagggttagggttaaatTTTAgtgttagggttttctagattttactGGGGTTAGAGTTAGTATTTAGGGTTAAGGTTAGAGTTAGAGTTTTCTAGGTAAGCCACACATATCTTGGATATGTTGGGTGATTGACCTAAACCAAATATATTCTCGAATTGCTTCATGAATTACTAAAATTTCTACATGATTTAAGGATGTTGTAGCTATAGTTTACTTTGTTGAGCGCCAAAATATAGTTGTGTCTCCACATGTGAATAGATAGTATGTTTTTGATCTGCCTGACTGCCTTTATGCGGATCAGAAAAAAAATCTGCATCTGCATATCCAACTAATTGAAACGTTGATTCGTTGGAGTAAAATAAACCCTTATCAACAGATCCTTAAAGATATCTTAATATATGTTTGAcaccattccaatgtcttctagTTGGACATGAGCTAAATCTCGATAACAAGTTTACTGAAAAAGCTATTTCTGGTCTTGTATTATTAGCGAGATACATTAATGCACCAATAGCACTAATATAGGGTACTTCAGAACCAAGGGGATCCTCATTATTTTCACATGGTCGAAATGGATCTTTATTCACATCTACTGATCTCACCACTATTGGTGTACTCAATGGGTGTGTCTTAtccatgtaaattttttttaaaaatttctcagTATAAGTTAACTGATGGATGAATATACCATCTTTCAAGTGTTCAATTTGTAAACCAAGACAAAATTTTGTTTTACCAAAATCTTTCATTTTAAATTCTCTTTTTAAATAATTCATAGTTTTTGAAATCTCTTAAAGTgatccaatgatatttaaatcattaaTATGTACTACAATAGTaacaaatttgaattttgattttttttatgaacacaCATGGGAATATAGGGTCATTTTTGTATCCATCTTTCAATAAGTACTCACTAAAATGTTTATACCATATAAGCCCAGATTGTTTTAATCTATACAAGAATTTTTGAAGTTTTACTAAACAAATCTTCGAAAAATTATTGTATGCTTCAGGCACTTTGAGTCATTCAGGGACTTTTATTAAATTTCTTTATCAATTGAGTCATATAAATAGGTTGTAACAATATCCACTAGGTGCATGTCAAACTTTTCATGCACAACTAGACTAATAAGATATCTTAATGTTATTGAATTCACCACAGGAGAATATGTTTTTACATAGTCAATACCAGGTTTTTGTGAGAACCCTTGTGCTACTAGTCATGCTTTGTATCTTTCTATTTCATTTATCTCATTTCGTTTGTGCACAAAAATTCACTTATATTCCACTGGTTCTATACCTTCAGGGGTTTTAACTATAGGACTAAAAATTTCACGTTTCCTAAGTGAAGTTAATTCAGCGTGGCTTGCGTCTTTTTATTTTAGCCAATCATCTCTTTGTCTACATTCTTTGACAGATTTTGGTTCATGATTCTCATATTGCTTTGCTATTTCTACAACAATATTATACGCAAAAATGTTGTCGACAACAGTATTCTTTCGATCCCATATTTTTTCAGTAGTGACATAACTTATCGAGATCTCTTCATTTTCAGGTATCTGAACTTCTTCAGAGGTTTCATCAATAGTTATGTATTCGGACCCCCTTTGATTATttacctccatattgtgaccatCATAATtgattatctctctcctttttaGGGGATTTTCATTCTTAGAACTGATTAGTCTTCCACGCTTTAGGCGTGAATTGCTTTCATTTGCACTAAGAATTTGACCTTCCAAAATACTTGTTTTTATTGGTGCATTTGTAGCTAGAATGTGAGATTTAGTTACTCTTTTTAGGTCAGTAAATGCGTCTGATAATtgatttgtaatattttttatatgaattaacCTTTGCACTTCTATTTTACATTATCTAGTGCTAGGATATAAATGTAATAACaacatttttctatatttgcagtaaatttagatgtaacatgaatatatttgggtgtaacacgaagatgtttgagtgtattgtttaagaattttcggtgtatttttattcagataagttctgcataattcaaaactcttcttcttcctcttcatcttctgctgcttcttcttctttatcttcttatttcgtttttttataatttttcttgggagaaaaaatcaaacaaagaaaaaaaatacataatgttgcaaaatcaataaaaagatgaggagaaaaaaaatgcaacaacgacaataacaacaataaaaagaacCACGATGAGAATGAAatacgcgaagaagaagaaggaacgcgaagaaaaagaaggaggaatgcaaagaagaatgagaagaagaaggagaaagaagaggaggaagaacgtGAAATACAAACATTGGAGAAGAACTGTTTCTCATTTTGCGCTATTCAAAGTTGAAGAAGTGTGTATTTATACGCTCTTTAAATTGAGGATTGTTTTTGTTAgacttaaattaatttgtatagaTTTGTATGCCAAAAAAATTTGTATGTATAACAGACCTcttcaaataaatattattactttattcacatggttattttaaaaagaaaaatccgTAACTATTCAATAACCTTTTCCAATTTTTGTtccaaaaaagttttaattaaaaattctagAAAGGGCCGAAAACATTAAGGTGGGATTCAGAGGAGTGACAGCTCACAAGTCATaagaggaaaaaacaaaaaataaatacacTTCGAAACCAAATCATTTTAGTAAACTATTGATTATAGATAAGTATTTTCCATAACGCCTAAATCTTACTCATAAAATTCAAACATAAAACAATAGGTTCGATCTTATTCTATCTTTATGTTAAAGCAAATTAAGCTCAACTTGCATAAACACCAAAGAATTTTTGCATAGCACTAGGACCTCACACTCACTAATATTCCAAGAAAAGTCAAAACCAGAACAAGTACTGCAAAGAAGACAGCAAAGAACAAACCTGTGTGTGACCTCACCCTTCATCACTCATGCGCCACCAATCACCATACAACAAAGGTGCAGTAATTTCCAAGTTATTACTCCCTCCAAGTCTTAAGTCCTAATCCCGTGTTGGCAGTTACACAACATCAATCAAGTAAACCAAACAAACAGTACAGATAGAAGGAAATAGTACTTACAATGAATAACGAAAGAACCACAGAATCTATCATCCGTCTAAGATGGGCAAGTCAATTTTACGTCGGCCGCGTTGAAACTCACACATACAGATAGGTCTTTGGAAATTCAGtcccttatttttcttatcagcTTCTTTCTCCTTCCTACGCGGATTCGCTCGAATCATCCTCATCGTCACTTTATCCCTTCCTTATATTACTTGGACGATTCCAAGTTACTCTCTTTATAACCTACTCTTTCAACATTCAAAGCTTCTCACTTCTCACCCAACCACCCCCAAACTGGTTCGTATTCATTTGGGTCAATGCTTTGCCGATTCCACACTCAGAAAACATTTTCCGGGAAAATTATGATCGCCGCGACAATAAGTCTTCTTTCCTTGGGCGAATTGCACATTTCACCGATTAACCATTTGGTTTCTTAAAGATTTTGCAAATTCCTTCGCTAACTCCGCgaaattctgtaaaccctaggggAAAAAAAACTGAacttttggaatttggatggctTCTGGGGTTATATTCTCGTCGCTGCGGCGTCGCCGGTCGCCGTCGCTAGAGGCCTTTCTGGCGCCGGTGGACCTTTCCGACGAGTCGCTCATCCGGACCGTCGTTGCAGTCGCCGGCGACCTCGTCACTGGCTTCTCCGATCACCGATTATCCTTCCAGCGCAAGAACTCTCGCTCCCTAATCCGAAAGGTCGAGGTTTTTCAGCTTCTATTAGAGTCACTGAGGGATTCAAGTGTGAGTCTTCTCCCCACGGCGGCGCTCTGCTTGAGGGAGCTCTTTTTGGTGGTATATCGTTCCAAGATTCTCCTTGATTACTGCGCGCAATCGAGTAAGTTATGGCTTTTGCTTCAGAACCACTCTATTTCCGGTCACTTCCATGATTTGGGTCAAGAATTTTCGACCCTTTTGGATGTTTTCCCTGTTAGGGCCGTTGACCTTAGCGACGATGTTAGGGAACAGATTGAGTTGATGAGGAGACAGTCTAGGAGGGCCAAATTGTTTGTGGATAAGAAGGATGATGGCCTTAGAATaaagttcttttcttttcttgaggcaTTCGAGAATGGGAGGATTCCTTGTTCTGAGGAATTGAGGCGTTTCTATGTTGATGAGTTGAAGATTAGTGATGCTAGGAGTTGTAGGGCTGAGATTGAAGCTTTGGAAGAGCAGATTGTTAATCATGAGGGTGATATTGAGCCAACCGTTTCTGTGCTTAATGGACTGGTGGCAATGACGCGGTGTAGCAGGTTTCTACTCTTTCGGTTTGAGGAGGAAGATGATGACTTTGGTTTGGGGAATGAGAATCAGAAGAAGGCCAAGGTGAGATTGGTTAATCAAGATGTCGTGGACAAGATTTTGACCATTCCTAAGGACTTTTGCTGTCCAATATCATTGGATTTGATGCGTGATCCGGTGATAATATCAACAGGTCAGACTTATGATCGGAGTTCCATATCAAGGTGGATGGACGAAGGGCATTCTAACTGTCCAAAAACAGGCCAAACACTTGCACACAACCGGCTTGTTCCTAACCGCACACTTAGGAATTTGATCGTGCAGTGGTGCAGTGCACATGGAATACCCTATGATCCACCAGAGGTAATTGATCCATCTGCTGAAACTTTTGCCTCAGCTTGTCCTGCCAAAGCTACCATGGAAGCCAATAAAGCAACTGTGGCGCTTCTCATTCAGCAGCTAGCTAATGGGTCACAATCTGGAAAGACTGTAGCTGCAAGGGAGATAAGATT
Coding sequences:
- the LOC112792748 gene encoding fasciclin-like arabinogalactan protein 11 → MMRRMQLQSLLFSSSLILITLSTITSAQLSPVQPPTTTTTTTAPPAPPLSQPTAPAPGFNTVPLVPTTPSGAPTPTVTVPKGPTIDIVQILKKAKRFSVLIRLLKTTQLINQLNSQLVTTSSGGLTLFAPEDSAFSKLKPGFLNSLTDRQKVELLQFHSLSSFIAISNFDTLTNPVQTQAGDDPQRLQLNVTTYGGSQVNMATGAVNATITGTIYSDNKLAIYQVDKVLLPLDLVLPAKSPAPAPGLASAKALPKAAKGNSTTAADDSGSDAGDTDDDKALPTDASSAESVKVVVWMNVAVAVALVGATML
- the LOC112792749 gene encoding U-box domain-containing protein 17 gives rise to the protein MASGVIFSSLRRRRSPSLEAFLAPVDLSDESLIRTVVAVAGDLVTGFSDHRLSFQRKNSRSLIRKVEVFQLLLESLRDSSVSLLPTAALCLRELFLVVYRSKILLDYCAQSSKLWLLLQNHSISGHFHDLGQEFSTLLDVFPVRAVDLSDDVREQIELMRRQSRRAKLFVDKKDDGLRIKFFSFLEAFENGRIPCSEELRRFYVDELKISDARSCRAEIEALEEQIVNHEGDIEPTVSVLNGLVAMTRCSRFLLFRFEEEDDDFGLGNENQKKAKVRLVNQDVVDKILTIPKDFCCPISLDLMRDPVIISTGQTYDRSSISRWMDEGHSNCPKTGQTLAHNRLVPNRTLRNLIVQWCSAHGIPYDPPEVIDPSAETFASACPAKATMEANKATVALLIQQLANGSQSGKTVAAREIRLLAKTGKENRAFIGEAGAIPYLRDLLSSPNTVAQENSVTALLNLSIFERNKSRIMDEAGCLGSIVDVLKFGQTTEARENAAATLFSLSAVHDYKKRIADNVGAVEALASLLQEGTRRGKKDAVTALFNLSTHTENCARMIAAGAVTGLVDALGNEGIAEEAAGALALIVRQPLGAKAVVSEQAAVAGLIGMMRCGTPRGKENAVAALLELCRSGGTAATERVVRVPALAGLLQTLLFTGTKRARRKAASLARVFQRCENASLHYGGLGLGYALASNSASTRDTTIFAGDVSVPMSISLPVL